The Cyprinus carpio isolate SPL01 chromosome A19, ASM1834038v1, whole genome shotgun sequence genome has a segment encoding these proteins:
- the LOC109110845 gene encoding GON-4-like protein isoform X1, whose protein sequence is MDQSRKRRLNTRKPGLAQCKVARAGELEVDVTEATGSHRHFSNITIRASSPQSDSSCQEQDAACIQKPEGDAEKTSIITCDKEQGGTRTPGRRKGLRRKRVEAEVEAQQKEAEDEIQPEVEIDQELDRELENKSRQHNLTSANVRSIIHEVITNEHVVAMMKAAISETEPLLVFEPKMTRSKLKEVVEKGVVIPAWNISPIKKPTKVKKGPQFVDIPLEEEDSSDEEYRPDEDEEDETAEETLLESDFENSSSSPRCSRVNLHRSHSEHEEDAASSSRLNLQRSRHLKVAVTPMGPPPAPAAPSRAPPECSFLEKLHAVDEELAISPEHMEVYQSLSSANGEESLISFRTRSKRPLRNIPLGRLEAELHAPDFTPDMYEFGSAPEDREWTQWLQGLMTSDMENEEEGDDEDDPEYNFLAETDEPDVEDYRNDKAVRITKKEVNDLMEELFDTLQDELGGQEEEGHEEEEEKEEEESPLQEPPGIMENIQYQDPLADVLKQRYRTVREQLAAVRKRKALLESKGVSVPPSCPRRPSSPITSLTLNTAQKLQLQQQIQQHVQLLTQMNMLCSSVKGLETEASTSRQFLLELQMFAQRGEPSCDPVEHVFTSIFKACNLQGAISLLEELDQSPKGDPAVSSPGFPGCQLPAPLAWLMATRPVFLYPELLPTIQLRPSRFKGQFTSAEDCLVVLGHKHLRSTLNPLQMTCRYLLAARSFISLKSHIRDACHKPFPNAIKTYFVMGKCPPMPLACKRVGPFDQRPPVEREKSLMPDWLSKNLKLVIMFNQGSGNFQSTSSAEEATKSPGPGAHCSFSPGMRYPPRLPEDLAQTLESLSLGSCKKKKDKTAKLTKPLKPPPSAEELEVFLNQLPTILPKPNSCLSRKGATNGPLERAIIVCNVSNVPPMGRNPGGDVDTLPPAPVAPELSSSRTVPVKNVVETPMGVSGSPQRAQVGATQGDVIITLPAALAPELNPCPSGHITVNQTAQIVTSNALISLQPPTVPDSLICPTTIIKTSTFNAPSAIDSQRCGTQPKVMPRASGGLAQIHQKPLNRFFLLPPGCVFASSSLGHQIAGQDQTLKGSSALKSTDIFHSIDGPQGGPPQMTSVHDAPFECLQETAAAEEELNSDDGGWIENEVEECGEEGPRELFLTLSESSGSPTPSIEGEDADMEMLLGRREKLEEQKSKERQGSNRLTVVEKETGNKDVSDVLFVPELQKTLEKLSHLTTEMRCEKEGSSDDGESNHQPAGAHRTGSVESPLVLYDDAPDDDPNRDAKDAAFAQAYLEKVYEVLQMVPGKVDEFLTVLSEFEKDPESRTSLELLTRLKPVLSDWPELLRDFAAFLHPDQARECGLLAEQQAFERSRRFLRQLECTFGEQSDLYRKVVHILQGGPSQDLPDFREMKAQLTLLFRDHTDLLEEFWEFFKQLYPQVQDEDRADNVETSQGLEGNHACQPVRTVLPDQTVEPVKTANIHGRKRNKQMAETKKNKAEKNSVVAESKTEAAESSSVDSQQSSFNATGSSVCAKNISCAANGKKVVLWTREADRVILTTCQQRGAKPDTFHAIAAQLGNKSANEVLERFQDLIRLFHKSSILHPTSQSDPEIQSSTIEDEPD, encoded by the exons ATGGACCAATCCCGCAAACGGAGATTAAATACTAGGAAACCTGGGCTTGCTCAGTGTAAAGTGGCGAGAGCTGGAGAGCTGGAGGTTGATGTTACAGAGGCTACAGGATCACACAGGCACTTCAGTAACATTACCATCAGAGCCTCCAGCCCGCAGTCTGACAGCTCCT GTCAAGAACAAGACGCTGCATGTATCCAGAAGCCTGAAGGTGACGCTGAGAAGACCTCGATCATCACATGCG ATAAGGAACAGGGTGGAACCCGAACGCCGGGCAGAAGGAAAGGTCTGAGAAGGAAAAGAGTAGAAGCTGAAGTAGAAGCTCAGCAGAAGGAAGCTGAAGATGAAATCCAGCCAGAGGTGGAGATTGACCAAGAGCTGGACAGAGAACTGGAAAATAAATCTCGACAACATAACCTGACCTCTGCCAACGTTCGTAGCATCATTCAT GAAGTGATCACCAATGAGCATGTTGTGGCTATGATGAAAGCTGCTATCAGTGAAACTGAACCCCTTCTTGTGTTC gagCCCAAGATGACCCGCTCTAAACTGAAGGAGGTTGTAGAGAAAGGAGTT gtCATTCCCGCTTGGAACATTTCACCAATAAAGAAGCCCACAAAGGTGAAG AAAGGACCCCAGTTTGTGGATATTCCTTTAGAAGAGGAAGACTCTTCTGATGAAGAGTATCGGCCTGATGAAGACGAGGAGGATGAGACAGCTGAGGAG ACTCTTCTGGAAAGTGACTTTGAGAACTCCTCGTCTTCTCCACGGTGCAGTCGAGTGAACCTCCACAGATCACACTCTGAACATGAAGAGGACGCAGCCAGCAGCTCGAGACTG aACCTTCAGAGATCTAGGCACCTGAAGGTGGCTGTCACTCCAATGGGACCCCCACCAGCACCAGCGGCCCCCTCCAGGGCCCCCCCAGAGTGCAGCTTCTTAGAGAAACTCCATGCGGTGGACGAGGAGCTGGCCATCAGCCCTGAACACATGGAGGTATATCAG AGTCTCAGTAGTGCTAATGGAGAGGAGAGCCTGATTTCGTTTCGCACACGATCCAAGCGCCCGCTGAGGAACATCCCTCTGGGGCGCCTGGAGGCGGAGCTACATGCTCCTGACTTCACTCCAGACATGTATGAGTTTGGCTCCGCCCCTGAGGACAGAGAATGGACGCAGTGGCTGCAGGGCCTCATGACTTCAGATATGGAGAATGAAG AGGAGGGTGATGATGAAGACGACCCCGAGTACAATTTTCTGGCTGAGACTGATGAGCCTGATGTGGAGGACTATAGGAATGACAAGGCAGTGCGCATCACCA AAAAGGAAGTCAATGACTTGATGGAGGAACTATTTGACACA CTTCAGGATGAATTAGGGGGTCAGGAAGAAGAAGGAcatgaggaagaagaggaaaaagaagaagaggagagtCCCTTACAGGAGCCACCTGGCATTATGGAGAATATTCA GTACCAGGACCCATTAGCAGATGTCTTGAAGCAGCGATATCGTACAGTGCGGGAGCAGCTGGCGGCGGTGAGGAAGCGGAAAGCTCTGCTGGAGAGTAAAGGAGTGTCTGTACCTCCATCCTGTCCTCGACGCCCCTCCAGCCCCATAACATCCTTGACCCTGAACACAGCTCAGAAACTACAGCTACAGCAGCAGATCCAGCAG CACGTGCAGCTCCTCACACAGATGAACATGTTGTGCAGTTCGGTTAAAGGTCTGGAGACAGAGGCTTCAACCAGCAGACAGTTCTTG TTGGAGCTGCAGATGTTTGCCCAGCGTGGAGAACCATCCTGCGATCCAGTAGAGCATGTCTTCACCAGCATCTTCAAAGCCTGCAACCTTCAGGGGGCTATTTCTCTCCTGGAGGAATTAGATCAGTCACCCAAAGGGGACCCTGCAGTCTCGAGTCCAGGTTTCCCTG GATGTCAGTTGCCTGCTCCTTTGGCCTGGCTTATGGCGACTCGACCGGTGTTTCTCTACCCAGAGCTACTTCCTACAATCCAGCTGCGTCCTTCTAGATTCAAAGGACAGTTTACTTCAGCAGAAGATTG TCTTGTTGTTCTAGGTCATAAGCATTTAAGAAGTACCTTAAACCCACTGCAGATGACTTGTCGCTATCTGCTTGCTGCTAGGAGCTTTATCAGTTTAAAATCACACATCCGTGATGCATGTCATAAGCCCTTTCCCAATGCCATCAAG aCATACTTTGTGATGGGAAAATGCCCTCCCATGCCCTTGGCCTGTAAGAGGGTCGGCCCTTTTGACCAGCGCCCCCCGGTGGAGCGAGAAAAGAGCCTCATGCCTGATTGGCTCTCG AAAAACCTGAAGCTTGTAATAATGTTTAACCAAGGATCTGGAAACTTCCAGAGTACCAGTTCGGCAGAAGAAGCCACCAAGTCTCCAGGTCCAGGAGCTCACTGTAGCTTCTCTCCAGGCATGCGTTACCCTCCCAGGCTTCCTGAGGACCTTGCTCAGACACTTGAATCTTTGTCTTTGGGCtcctgtaaaaagaaaaaagacaagactGCTAAATTAACCAAGCCTTTGAAACCTCCCCCATCAGCTGAGGAGCTAGAAGTGTTTCTCAACCAGTTACCAACCATTTTACCAAAACCGAATTCATGCTTGTCTAGAAAAGGAGCTACGAATGGTCCTTTAGAGAGAGCGATTATAGTATGTAACGTGTCAAACGTGCCTCCGATGGGACGAAACCCAGGTGGAGATGTTGACACTTTACCGCCTGCTCCAGTCGCACCTGAACTGAGCTCTTCAAGGACTGTTCCTGTGAAAAATGTTGTAGAAACACCAATGGGTGTCTCTGGTTCTCCACAGAGAGCTCAAGTTGGTGCAACCCAGGGGGACGTAATCATCACGTTACCTGCTGCTTTGGCACCAGAGCTGAATCCCTGTCCTTCAGGGCATataactgtcaatcaaactgcaCAAATAGTCACCTCTAATGCTCTAATATCTCTTCAACCACCTACGGTTCCCGACAGCTTAATATGTCCCACCACCATCATAAAGACGTCCACATTCAACGCCCCATCAGCTATAGATAGTCAGCGCTGTGGCACTCAGCCTAAAGTTATGCCGAGGGCTTCTGGTGGTCTAGCTCAAATACATCAAAAACCTCTAAATCGTTTTTTTCTCCTTCCTCCGGGCTGTGTGTTTGCAAGCAGCAGCCTTGGCCATCAGATAGCTGGACAAGATCAAACCTTGAAAGGTTCATCAGCTCTGAAGAGCACAGACATTTTTCACAGCATTGATGGGCCACAAGGAGGTCCACCACAGATGACATCCGTTCATGATGCTCCTTTTGAGTGCTTACAAGAAACCGCTGCAGCAGAGGAAGAGCTGAATAGTGATGATGGAGGATGGATTGAGAATGAGGTGGAAGAGTGTGGTGAAGAGGGCCCCAGAGAGCTCTTTCTCACACTTTCTGAATCCTCCGGGAGCCCGACGCCCAGCATTGAGGGGGAAGACGCTGACATGGAGATGCTTTTGGGCAGGAGAGAGAAACTAGAGGAGCAGAAATCAAAAGAAAGGCAAGGCAGCAATAGGCTGACGGTGGTGGAGAAGGAAACAGGAAACAAAGATGTTTCAGACGTCCTGTTTGTTCCAGAACTTCAG AAAACCCTTGAGAAACTCTCACATCTGACCACAGAGATGAGATGTGAAAAGGAAGGAAGTTCAGATGATGGAGAGTCAAACCATCAACCTGCAG GTGCCCACCGTACCGGTAGTGTGGAGAGTCCTTTGGTTCTTTATGATGATGCGCCTGATGACGATCCTAACAGAGATGCTAAAGATGCCGCATTTGCCCAGGCTTACCTGGAGAAG GTCTATGAGGTGCTGCAGATGGTTCCTGGGAAAGTGGACGAGTTCTTGACTGTTCTCTCAGAGTTTGAGAAAGACCCAGAAAGTCGCACGTCACTAGAGCTGCTGACGAGACTCAAGCCTGTGCTGAGCGACTGGCCTGAGCTGCTTCGAGATTTTGCTGCCTTCCTGCATCCAGATCAAGCCAGAGAGTGTGGCCTG CTGGCGGAGCAGCAGGCGTTTGAGCGCAGCAGACGGTTTCTGCGCCAGCTGGAGTGTACTTTTGGAGAGCAGTCTGATCTCTACAGAAAAGTGGTGCACATTCTACAAGGGGGTCCTTCACAGGATCTTCCTGACTTCAGAGAG atgaaagctcAACTAACATTGCTGTTCCGTGATCACACTGATTTGCTGGAGGAATTCTGGGAATTTTTTAAGCAGCTGTACCCACAAGTGCAAGATGAGGATCGTGCCGACAATGTGGAAACCAGTCAGGGCTTGGAAGGAAACCATGCATGTCAACCAGTCAGAACTGTCTTACCAGATCAAACAGTGGAGCCTGTCAAAACAGCCAATATACACGGacgaaaaagaaacaaacag ATGGCAGAAACTAAAAAGAACAAGGCCGAGAAAAACAGTGTGGTAGCAGAGTCAAAAACAGAGGCAGCTGAATCTTCTTCAGTGGACAGTCAACAGTCTTCGTTTAACGCCACAGGAAGCTCAGTCTGTGCCAAGAATATCTCTTGCGCagcaaatggaaaaaaagtaGTCCTTTGGACGAG GGAGGCAGACCGTGTAATACTGACCACCTGTCAGCAGAGAGGAGCCAAACCGGACACGTTTCATGCCATTGCAGCCCAGCTTGGCAACAAATCAGCCAACGAG GTTTTGGAGCGCTTTCAAGACCTCATTAGGTTGTTCCACAAATCCAGCATTTTACATCCCACAAGCCAATCGGACCCAGAGATCCAGTCCAGTACGATAGAAGATGAACCAGACTGA
- the LOC109110845 gene encoding GON-4-like protein isoform X4 yields MDQSRKRRLNTRKPGLAQCKVARAGELEVDVTEATGSHRHFSNITIRASSPQSDSSCQEQDAACIQKPEGDAEKTSIITCDKEQGGTRTPGRRKGLRRKRVEAEVEAQQKEAEDEIQPEVEIDQELDRELENKSRQHNLTSANVRSIIHEVITNEHVVAMMKAAISETEPLLVFEPKMTRSKLKEVVEKGVVIPAWNISPIKKPTKVKKGPQFVDIPLEEEDSSDEEYRPDEDEEDETAEETLLESDFENSSSSPRCSRVNLHRSHSEHEEDAASSSRLNLQRSRHLKVAVTPMGPPPAPAAPSRAPPECSFLEKLHAVDEELAISPEHMEVYQSLSSANGEESLISFRTRSKRPLRNIPLGRLEAELHAPDFTPDMYEFGSAPEDREWTQWLQGLMTSDMENEEEGDDEDDPEYNFLAETDEPDVEDYRNDKAVRITKKEVNDLMEELFDTLQDELGGQEEEGHEEEEEKEEEESPLQEPPGIMENIQYQDPLADVLKQRYRTVREQLAAVRKRKALLESKGVSVPPSCPRRPSSPITSLTLNTAQKLQLQQQIQQHVQLLTQMNMLCSSVKGLETEASTSRQFLLELQMFAQRGEPSCDPVEHVFTSIFKACNLQGAISLLEELDQSPKGDPAVSSPGFPGCQLPAPLAWLMATRPVFLYPELLPTIQLRPSRFKGQFTSAEDCLVVLGHKHLRSTLNPLQMTCRYLLAARSFISLKSHIRDACHKPFPNAIKTYFVMGKCPPMPLACKRVGPFDQRPPVEREKSLMPDWLSKNLKLVIMFNQGSGNFQSTSSAEEATKSPGPGAHCSFSPGMRYPPRLPEDLAQTLESLSLGSCKKKKDKTAKLTKPLKPPPSAEELEVFLNQLPTILPKPNSCLSRKGATNGPLERAIIVCNVSNVPPMGRNPGGDVDTLPPAPVAPELSSSRTVPVKNVVETPMGVSGSPQRAQVGATQGDVIITLPAALAPELNPCPSGHITVNQTAQIVTSNALISLQPPTVPDSLICPTTIIKTSTFNAPSAIDSQRCGTQPKVMPRASGGLAQIHQKPLNRFFLLPPGCVFASSSLGHQIAGQDQTLKGSSALKSTDIFHSIDGPQGGPPQMTSVHDAPFECLQETAAAEEELNSDDGGWIENEVEECGEEGPRELFLTLSESSGSPTPSIEGEDADMEMLLGRREKLEEQKSKERQGSNRLTVVEKETGNKDVSDVLFVPELQKTLEKLSHLTTEMRCEKEGSSDDGESNHQPAGAHRTGSVESPLVLYDDAPDDDPNRDAKDAAFAQAYLEKVYEVLQMVPGKVDEFLTVLSEFEKDPESRTSLELLTRLKPVLSDWPELLRDFAAFLHPDQARECGLLAEQQAFERSRRFLRQLECTFGEQSDLYRKVVHILQGGPSQDLPDFREMKAQLTLLFRDHTDLLEEFWEFFKQLYPQVQDEDRADNVETSQGLEGNHACQPVRTVLPDQTDKQMAETKKNKAEKNSVVAESKTEAAESSSVDSQQSSFNATGSSVCAKNISCAANGKKVVLWTREADRVILTTCQQRGAKPDTFHAIAAQLGNKSANEVLERFQDLIRLFHKSSILHPTSQSDPEIQSSTIEDEPD; encoded by the exons ATGGACCAATCCCGCAAACGGAGATTAAATACTAGGAAACCTGGGCTTGCTCAGTGTAAAGTGGCGAGAGCTGGAGAGCTGGAGGTTGATGTTACAGAGGCTACAGGATCACACAGGCACTTCAGTAACATTACCATCAGAGCCTCCAGCCCGCAGTCTGACAGCTCCT GTCAAGAACAAGACGCTGCATGTATCCAGAAGCCTGAAGGTGACGCTGAGAAGACCTCGATCATCACATGCG ATAAGGAACAGGGTGGAACCCGAACGCCGGGCAGAAGGAAAGGTCTGAGAAGGAAAAGAGTAGAAGCTGAAGTAGAAGCTCAGCAGAAGGAAGCTGAAGATGAAATCCAGCCAGAGGTGGAGATTGACCAAGAGCTGGACAGAGAACTGGAAAATAAATCTCGACAACATAACCTGACCTCTGCCAACGTTCGTAGCATCATTCAT GAAGTGATCACCAATGAGCATGTTGTGGCTATGATGAAAGCTGCTATCAGTGAAACTGAACCCCTTCTTGTGTTC gagCCCAAGATGACCCGCTCTAAACTGAAGGAGGTTGTAGAGAAAGGAGTT gtCATTCCCGCTTGGAACATTTCACCAATAAAGAAGCCCACAAAGGTGAAG AAAGGACCCCAGTTTGTGGATATTCCTTTAGAAGAGGAAGACTCTTCTGATGAAGAGTATCGGCCTGATGAAGACGAGGAGGATGAGACAGCTGAGGAG ACTCTTCTGGAAAGTGACTTTGAGAACTCCTCGTCTTCTCCACGGTGCAGTCGAGTGAACCTCCACAGATCACACTCTGAACATGAAGAGGACGCAGCCAGCAGCTCGAGACTG aACCTTCAGAGATCTAGGCACCTGAAGGTGGCTGTCACTCCAATGGGACCCCCACCAGCACCAGCGGCCCCCTCCAGGGCCCCCCCAGAGTGCAGCTTCTTAGAGAAACTCCATGCGGTGGACGAGGAGCTGGCCATCAGCCCTGAACACATGGAGGTATATCAG AGTCTCAGTAGTGCTAATGGAGAGGAGAGCCTGATTTCGTTTCGCACACGATCCAAGCGCCCGCTGAGGAACATCCCTCTGGGGCGCCTGGAGGCGGAGCTACATGCTCCTGACTTCACTCCAGACATGTATGAGTTTGGCTCCGCCCCTGAGGACAGAGAATGGACGCAGTGGCTGCAGGGCCTCATGACTTCAGATATGGAGAATGAAG AGGAGGGTGATGATGAAGACGACCCCGAGTACAATTTTCTGGCTGAGACTGATGAGCCTGATGTGGAGGACTATAGGAATGACAAGGCAGTGCGCATCACCA AAAAGGAAGTCAATGACTTGATGGAGGAACTATTTGACACA CTTCAGGATGAATTAGGGGGTCAGGAAGAAGAAGGAcatgaggaagaagaggaaaaagaagaagaggagagtCCCTTACAGGAGCCACCTGGCATTATGGAGAATATTCA GTACCAGGACCCATTAGCAGATGTCTTGAAGCAGCGATATCGTACAGTGCGGGAGCAGCTGGCGGCGGTGAGGAAGCGGAAAGCTCTGCTGGAGAGTAAAGGAGTGTCTGTACCTCCATCCTGTCCTCGACGCCCCTCCAGCCCCATAACATCCTTGACCCTGAACACAGCTCAGAAACTACAGCTACAGCAGCAGATCCAGCAG CACGTGCAGCTCCTCACACAGATGAACATGTTGTGCAGTTCGGTTAAAGGTCTGGAGACAGAGGCTTCAACCAGCAGACAGTTCTTG TTGGAGCTGCAGATGTTTGCCCAGCGTGGAGAACCATCCTGCGATCCAGTAGAGCATGTCTTCACCAGCATCTTCAAAGCCTGCAACCTTCAGGGGGCTATTTCTCTCCTGGAGGAATTAGATCAGTCACCCAAAGGGGACCCTGCAGTCTCGAGTCCAGGTTTCCCTG GATGTCAGTTGCCTGCTCCTTTGGCCTGGCTTATGGCGACTCGACCGGTGTTTCTCTACCCAGAGCTACTTCCTACAATCCAGCTGCGTCCTTCTAGATTCAAAGGACAGTTTACTTCAGCAGAAGATTG TCTTGTTGTTCTAGGTCATAAGCATTTAAGAAGTACCTTAAACCCACTGCAGATGACTTGTCGCTATCTGCTTGCTGCTAGGAGCTTTATCAGTTTAAAATCACACATCCGTGATGCATGTCATAAGCCCTTTCCCAATGCCATCAAG aCATACTTTGTGATGGGAAAATGCCCTCCCATGCCCTTGGCCTGTAAGAGGGTCGGCCCTTTTGACCAGCGCCCCCCGGTGGAGCGAGAAAAGAGCCTCATGCCTGATTGGCTCTCG AAAAACCTGAAGCTTGTAATAATGTTTAACCAAGGATCTGGAAACTTCCAGAGTACCAGTTCGGCAGAAGAAGCCACCAAGTCTCCAGGTCCAGGAGCTCACTGTAGCTTCTCTCCAGGCATGCGTTACCCTCCCAGGCTTCCTGAGGACCTTGCTCAGACACTTGAATCTTTGTCTTTGGGCtcctgtaaaaagaaaaaagacaagactGCTAAATTAACCAAGCCTTTGAAACCTCCCCCATCAGCTGAGGAGCTAGAAGTGTTTCTCAACCAGTTACCAACCATTTTACCAAAACCGAATTCATGCTTGTCTAGAAAAGGAGCTACGAATGGTCCTTTAGAGAGAGCGATTATAGTATGTAACGTGTCAAACGTGCCTCCGATGGGACGAAACCCAGGTGGAGATGTTGACACTTTACCGCCTGCTCCAGTCGCACCTGAACTGAGCTCTTCAAGGACTGTTCCTGTGAAAAATGTTGTAGAAACACCAATGGGTGTCTCTGGTTCTCCACAGAGAGCTCAAGTTGGTGCAACCCAGGGGGACGTAATCATCACGTTACCTGCTGCTTTGGCACCAGAGCTGAATCCCTGTCCTTCAGGGCATataactgtcaatcaaactgcaCAAATAGTCACCTCTAATGCTCTAATATCTCTTCAACCACCTACGGTTCCCGACAGCTTAATATGTCCCACCACCATCATAAAGACGTCCACATTCAACGCCCCATCAGCTATAGATAGTCAGCGCTGTGGCACTCAGCCTAAAGTTATGCCGAGGGCTTCTGGTGGTCTAGCTCAAATACATCAAAAACCTCTAAATCGTTTTTTTCTCCTTCCTCCGGGCTGTGTGTTTGCAAGCAGCAGCCTTGGCCATCAGATAGCTGGACAAGATCAAACCTTGAAAGGTTCATCAGCTCTGAAGAGCACAGACATTTTTCACAGCATTGATGGGCCACAAGGAGGTCCACCACAGATGACATCCGTTCATGATGCTCCTTTTGAGTGCTTACAAGAAACCGCTGCAGCAGAGGAAGAGCTGAATAGTGATGATGGAGGATGGATTGAGAATGAGGTGGAAGAGTGTGGTGAAGAGGGCCCCAGAGAGCTCTTTCTCACACTTTCTGAATCCTCCGGGAGCCCGACGCCCAGCATTGAGGGGGAAGACGCTGACATGGAGATGCTTTTGGGCAGGAGAGAGAAACTAGAGGAGCAGAAATCAAAAGAAAGGCAAGGCAGCAATAGGCTGACGGTGGTGGAGAAGGAAACAGGAAACAAAGATGTTTCAGACGTCCTGTTTGTTCCAGAACTTCAG AAAACCCTTGAGAAACTCTCACATCTGACCACAGAGATGAGATGTGAAAAGGAAGGAAGTTCAGATGATGGAGAGTCAAACCATCAACCTGCAG GTGCCCACCGTACCGGTAGTGTGGAGAGTCCTTTGGTTCTTTATGATGATGCGCCTGATGACGATCCTAACAGAGATGCTAAAGATGCCGCATTTGCCCAGGCTTACCTGGAGAAG GTCTATGAGGTGCTGCAGATGGTTCCTGGGAAAGTGGACGAGTTCTTGACTGTTCTCTCAGAGTTTGAGAAAGACCCAGAAAGTCGCACGTCACTAGAGCTGCTGACGAGACTCAAGCCTGTGCTGAGCGACTGGCCTGAGCTGCTTCGAGATTTTGCTGCCTTCCTGCATCCAGATCAAGCCAGAGAGTGTGGCCTG CTGGCGGAGCAGCAGGCGTTTGAGCGCAGCAGACGGTTTCTGCGCCAGCTGGAGTGTACTTTTGGAGAGCAGTCTGATCTCTACAGAAAAGTGGTGCACATTCTACAAGGGGGTCCTTCACAGGATCTTCCTGACTTCAGAGAG atgaaagctcAACTAACATTGCTGTTCCGTGATCACACTGATTTGCTGGAGGAATTCTGGGAATTTTTTAAGCAGCTGTACCCACAAGTGCAAGATGAGGATCGTGCCGACAATGTGGAAACCAGTCAGGGCTTGGAAGGAAACCATGCATGTCAACCAGTCAGAACTGTCTTACCAGATCAAACAG acaaacag ATGGCAGAAACTAAAAAGAACAAGGCCGAGAAAAACAGTGTGGTAGCAGAGTCAAAAACAGAGGCAGCTGAATCTTCTTCAGTGGACAGTCAACAGTCTTCGTTTAACGCCACAGGAAGCTCAGTCTGTGCCAAGAATATCTCTTGCGCagcaaatggaaaaaaagtaGTCCTTTGGACGAG GGAGGCAGACCGTGTAATACTGACCACCTGTCAGCAGAGAGGAGCCAAACCGGACACGTTTCATGCCATTGCAGCCCAGCTTGGCAACAAATCAGCCAACGAG GTTTTGGAGCGCTTTCAAGACCTCATTAGGTTGTTCCACAAATCCAGCATTTTACATCCCACAAGCCAATCGGACCCAGAGATCCAGTCCAGTACGATAGAAGATGAACCAGACTGA